Proteins from one Effusibacillus pohliae DSM 22757 genomic window:
- a CDS encoding DUF294 nucleotidyltransferase-like domain-containing protein — MQAAGQSMLRQIISQVESANEIRALRVLHDRMPDVARDWQRSGFDACEILSFINQWHDQLIKRTIELTLADLESAGRGAPPTPFCWLLLGSGGRREQTLAPDQDNALLYLEEPSDTRGETRAFFQMLAEWVVSRLAAVGYPYCPGFVMATNPRWNGSLREWRQAIGSYAGYPDGNNARFLAMAADMRPICGDFRLAAELREWFSGQVRELAFVHWQTAQHGWQQPVALDWRDRFRTEKWGDHMGELNIKEGGYLQIVNAARLWSLAHGVHATSTLERIAALRDLAIWEEQWASRVAGALRLFIHHRIWGNYVCPDRLSDTEAAALKEAMRTARHLQKRTARRFRKPK, encoded by the coding sequence ATGCAGGCAGCCGGGCAATCCATGTTGAGGCAGATCATCAGCCAGGTGGAGAGTGCGAACGAGATTCGCGCGTTGCGGGTGCTGCATGACCGGATGCCGGATGTGGCCCGCGATTGGCAAAGATCCGGCTTCGATGCTTGCGAAATTCTCTCCTTCATCAATCAGTGGCACGACCAGTTGATCAAACGCACGATCGAATTGACGCTGGCCGATTTGGAGAGCGCCGGCCGAGGGGCCCCGCCCACCCCGTTTTGCTGGCTTTTGCTGGGCAGCGGCGGGCGCCGGGAGCAGACGCTGGCGCCGGATCAGGATAATGCTCTGTTGTATCTGGAGGAACCTTCCGATACGCGGGGGGAGACGAGGGCATTTTTTCAAATGTTGGCCGAGTGGGTGGTCAGCCGGTTGGCTGCGGTCGGCTACCCTTATTGTCCCGGTTTTGTGATGGCGACAAATCCCCGCTGGAACGGATCGTTGCGGGAATGGCGGCAGGCGATCGGATCGTATGCCGGTTATCCCGATGGGAACAATGCCCGTTTTTTGGCGATGGCGGCCGATATGCGCCCGATCTGCGGCGATTTCCGGTTGGCTGCCGAGCTTCGTGAATGGTTTTCCGGGCAGGTGAGGGAACTCGCCTTCGTCCATTGGCAAACGGCCCAACACGGTTGGCAGCAGCCGGTGGCGCTCGACTGGCGCGACCGTTTTCGAACTGAAAAGTGGGGCGATCATATGGGAGAACTCAACATCAAGGAAGGCGGCTATTTGCAGATCGTGAATGCTGCCCGGCTCTGGTCGCTGGCGCACGGTGTCCATGCGACATCCACTTTGGAGCGGATTGCGGCCTTGCGTGATCTGGCGATTTGGGAGGAGCAATGGGCGTCTCGTGTGGCCGGCGCGTTGCGGCTGTTTATCCATCACCGGATCTGGGGCAATTATGTGTGCCCGGATAGGCTGTCGGACACGGAAGCGGCCGCTTTGAAAGAAGCGATGCGAACGGCCAGACACCTGCAAAAACGGACCGCCAGGCGGTTCCGCAAGCCGAAGTGA
- a CDS encoding c-type cytochrome, which yields MNQSLRGMLVAAVPATLGILFGIGVIVYGLDHGHKSEEAAAQAGGDKKQQQAAGTQQTSGQSSQASGQSASGDAEIKKLVETNCAACHGADLKGAFGPSLVEAAKKYDEKQIVEILKSGKGSMPAGRAAGKEEAVAKYIKSLAK from the coding sequence ATGAATCAAAGTCTCAGAGGTATGCTCGTAGCAGCGGTTCCCGCCACACTTGGAATCCTGTTCGGAATCGGCGTCATTGTGTACGGTCTCGATCATGGCCATAAATCGGAAGAAGCGGCTGCACAAGCGGGCGGAGACAAGAAACAGCAACAAGCGGCCGGGACGCAGCAAACTTCCGGTCAATCGAGCCAGGCATCCGGGCAATCCGCCAGCGGAGATGCGGAGATCAAGAAACTGGTAGAAACAAACTGTGCCGCTTGCCACGGTGCTGACCTGAAAGGCGCTTTCGGTCCATCGCTGGTCGAAGCGGCCAAGAAATACGACGAGAAACAAATCGTCGAAATCCTGAAAAGCGGAAAAGGCTCGATGCCCGCCGGGCGAGCGGCAGGCAAAGAGGAAGCGGTCGCAAAATACATCAAATCTCTCGCAAAATAA
- a CDS encoding spore germination protein, producing the protein MSQFFKRRRNKPVGQTWLEVPVADLQGEPIRSDLLQNETILKQVFHNCSDVVFRPLHIHGQIKALLVFVDGLVDMKHLDEVVLKPMMFEGLPQGLGHLERMGKILEHQVVAVAQTQTVDRLSDVVQSILKGDIAILADGENSALIASIKTWEKRSIEEPPAESVIRGPREGFTENIRTNTSLLRRRLRTARLKLEALSLGELSKTDVIIAYIEGIAADSIVREVRKRVGRIRIDGVLESGYIEELIEDLPFSPFPQVLHTERPDVVAANLLEGKVAILVDTTPFVLIVPTFFWEALNANEDYYERFLIAAAIRWVRYIFLFVAMLFPSLYVAITTFHQEMLPTNLLLTIAASREPSPFPAFVEALIMEITFEALREAGLRLPRQVGQAISIVGALVIGQAAVQAGIVSAPMVIIVSITGIASFTMPRYNFAIAIRILRFPLIFLAGTLGLYGVTIGVLAILIHLTSLRSFGVPYFAPVAPLTVRNLKDVGVRAPWWRMNRRPSMTVFHNQMRVPRGQKPGPKRGKRTE; encoded by the coding sequence ATGAGCCAGTTTTTCAAACGCAGGCGGAACAAACCGGTGGGCCAGACATGGTTGGAGGTACCGGTTGCCGATTTGCAGGGTGAACCGATCCGAAGCGATTTATTGCAAAACGAAACGATTTTGAAACAGGTCTTTCACAATTGCTCCGACGTCGTGTTCCGCCCGCTTCACATTCACGGACAGATCAAAGCGTTGCTGGTTTTTGTCGATGGCCTTGTCGACATGAAGCACCTGGATGAGGTGGTTCTGAAACCGATGATGTTCGAAGGACTGCCGCAGGGGCTGGGCCATCTCGAACGGATGGGGAAAATCCTCGAACACCAGGTGGTGGCCGTCGCCCAAACGCAGACCGTCGACAGGTTGTCCGATGTGGTACAAAGCATTTTGAAAGGCGATATCGCGATCCTGGCGGACGGGGAGAACAGCGCGCTGATCGCCAGCATCAAAACGTGGGAGAAGCGGTCGATCGAAGAGCCTCCGGCAGAATCGGTGATCCGCGGTCCGCGTGAAGGTTTCACGGAAAATATTCGCACCAACACCAGCCTGCTGCGCAGAAGGCTGCGGACGGCCCGTCTGAAACTGGAAGCACTGTCGCTAGGGGAATTGTCGAAAACGGATGTGATCATCGCGTATATCGAAGGAATCGCAGCCGATTCGATCGTTCGGGAAGTCCGCAAGCGGGTCGGGCGGATTCGCATCGACGGCGTGCTGGAATCGGGGTATATTGAGGAACTGATTGAGGATTTGCCGTTTTCTCCGTTCCCCCAAGTACTACACACGGAGCGGCCGGACGTGGTGGCGGCCAATTTATTGGAGGGGAAAGTGGCGATTCTGGTTGACACTACGCCGTTTGTGCTGATTGTCCCGACCTTTTTCTGGGAGGCGTTGAACGCCAATGAGGATTATTACGAACGTTTTCTGATTGCGGCCGCGATTCGGTGGGTTCGCTACATTTTTCTGTTTGTGGCGATGCTGTTTCCTTCTCTTTATGTGGCGATCACCACCTTTCACCAGGAGATGCTTCCGACCAATCTGCTGCTGACGATCGCCGCGTCGCGGGAGCCAAGTCCGTTTCCGGCGTTCGTCGAAGCGCTGATTATGGAGATCACGTTTGAAGCGTTGCGGGAAGCGGGTCTTCGTTTGCCAAGACAGGTGGGGCAGGCGATCAGCATCGTCGGAGCGTTGGTGATCGGACAGGCCGCCGTGCAAGCGGGAATCGTTTCCGCCCCGATGGTGATCATCGTGTCGATTACCGGCATCGCATCGTTTACGATGCCGCGCTACAATTTTGCGATCGCGATTCGCATCCTGCGGTTTCCGTTGATCTTTCTGGCGGGTACGCTCGGCCTGTATGGAGTTACAATCGGCGTGTTGGCCATTCTGATACATCTCACCAGCCTTCGTTCATTTGGCGTTCCCTATTTTGCGCCTGTGGCGCCGCTCACCGTTCGCAACCTGAAAGACGTTGGGGTTCGGGCACCCTGGTGGAGGATGAACCGGCGGCCGAGCATGACGGTGTTCCACAATCAGATGCGCGTGCCGCGGGGCCAGAAACCGGGTCCGAAGCGGGGCAAGCGGACGGAGTGA
- a CDS encoding GerAB/ArcD/ProY family transporter, whose protein sequence is MRVEEKITSGQLGMLLIPLVMATAILSLPAVMGAVAKQDAWLAAIPASATGIWSVLVLAELGRRYPGMTIIEYSSRIIGGWAAKLLNVYLVYIYYLFVIVIAREHTDFIETVALPRTPVVVEAGVFLVLCGITVYVGIESIGRCCQFLVPFFVLFLIPFFVLSLPNMEFDRLQPFLGNGVLPVLKAAIVPSGWLGEVFVLAFLLPYLDRRSDGRKVSLLAIGIMVLIMIFINLQTITVLGDITSKHNYPFFEVIRYISIAEFIERIDPIIVAAWTMGIFLKEAAFLFVFCVCVKQLFRLSDYRTVVIPLTLLLIIGERWTSDNTADMKQFLTLTFPGAALFTFNLIPSLLLLIDSVKRKKSRGDKSMKHPYHPCVDSEVRR, encoded by the coding sequence ATGCGGGTTGAGGAGAAAATCACGAGCGGACAATTGGGGATGCTCCTGATTCCCCTGGTGATGGCCACCGCCATTTTATCCCTGCCTGCAGTGATGGGCGCGGTAGCAAAACAGGACGCGTGGCTGGCGGCGATCCCCGCCTCCGCCACCGGGATTTGGAGCGTATTGGTATTGGCGGAGTTGGGCAGGCGGTATCCGGGCATGACGATCATCGAATACAGTTCGAGAATCATCGGCGGTTGGGCCGCCAAACTGTTGAATGTGTATCTGGTGTACATTTACTATCTGTTTGTGATCGTCATCGCCCGGGAGCATACGGATTTTATCGAAACGGTCGCATTGCCGCGAACTCCCGTGGTCGTGGAAGCGGGAGTGTTTCTGGTGTTGTGTGGCATCACCGTATATGTGGGCATTGAGTCAATCGGACGTTGCTGCCAGTTTCTAGTTCCCTTTTTTGTTCTGTTTTTGATCCCTTTCTTCGTCTTGTCACTGCCGAATATGGAGTTTGACCGGTTGCAGCCTTTCCTGGGAAACGGGGTGTTACCGGTGTTGAAAGCGGCCATTGTACCGTCGGGCTGGCTGGGGGAGGTGTTCGTACTCGCATTTCTGTTGCCCTATCTGGATCGGCGGAGCGATGGACGCAAAGTTTCCCTGCTGGCGATCGGCATCATGGTGTTGATTATGATATTCATCAATCTGCAAACCATCACGGTGCTGGGGGATATCACCAGCAAACATAATTACCCGTTTTTTGAAGTGATCCGGTATATCAGCATTGCCGAATTTATCGAACGGATCGACCCGATCATCGTCGCGGCCTGGACGATGGGCATCTTTCTCAAGGAAGCCGCTTTTCTATTTGTGTTTTGCGTTTGTGTGAAACAACTGTTCCGATTGTCCGATTACCGAACCGTTGTGATTCCATTGACCTTGCTGTTGATCATCGGAGAACGCTGGACGAGCGACAATACGGCCGACATGAAACAATTTCTGACTCTCACGTTTCCGGGGGCGGCTCTTTTTACCTTCAACCTTATACCCAGTTTGTTACTGCTGATCGACTCGGTGAAACGGAAGAAAAGCCGCGGGGACAAAAGCATGAAACATCCATACCATCCTTGTGTTGATTCGGAGGTCAGAAGATGA
- the greA gene encoding transcription elongation factor GreA — protein sequence MSDNKFYVTQEGLRKLEEELEYLKTTKRAEVKERLKIARSYGDLSENSEYEAAKDEQGMVESRILMLENQLRNAVLIRDEDKVSGVVTIGSTVTIREVPDGEEEVYTIVGPAESDPLEGRISNESPIGKSLLGRQKGEKVVVPAPSGEMTFEILKVE from the coding sequence GTGAGTGACAACAAATTCTATGTCACACAGGAAGGACTTCGCAAACTGGAGGAAGAACTCGAATACCTGAAAACGACAAAGCGCGCCGAGGTCAAGGAGCGTTTAAAAATCGCCCGGTCCTACGGGGATCTGAGTGAAAACAGCGAGTATGAAGCGGCGAAAGACGAACAGGGAATGGTCGAATCGCGGATTCTGATGCTCGAAAATCAGCTGCGCAACGCGGTGTTGATCCGCGATGAAGACAAGGTGAGCGGGGTGGTGACGATCGGTTCCACCGTGACGATCCGGGAAGTTCCGGACGGGGAGGAGGAAGTGTACACGATCGTCGGTCCTGCCGAATCCGACCCGCTGGAAGGCCGGATCTCCAACGAATCGCCGATCGGCAAAAGCCTCTTGGGCAGACAAAAAGGCGAAAAAGTGGTGGTGCCGGCGCCGAGCGGCGAAATGACGTTCGAAATCCTGAAGGTAGAATGA
- a CDS encoding sporulation protein — MLNNSMAELGCDRPETILKLHRNMIPAGETLTGSFQFWREMVERTDKAIDVDFVMRAQLKDEVIEQKIDEFQTHPPLMFEDTLIVEFPFAYRLPKWLPVSTHAIRYYLRPQIFRDAAMNERCDEYAGLEAIIIQPNREQARLMQALSELGFQEKLDSRFWNGRVQEFDFVAGKGRNRGVQELTVLFHPDNDRVQVSLQIDERETVRFLLTNEQDVTASLRKSLQLD; from the coding sequence GTGCTAAACAACTCTATGGCTGAGCTTGGGTGCGACCGACCTGAGACGATTCTAAAGCTCCACCGCAATATGATTCCGGCCGGCGAAACGCTGACAGGCAGCTTTCAGTTTTGGCGGGAGATGGTGGAGCGGACCGACAAAGCCATTGACGTTGATTTTGTGATGCGGGCCCAACTGAAGGACGAAGTGATCGAACAAAAAATCGACGAGTTTCAAACGCATCCACCGCTAATGTTTGAGGATACGCTGATCGTCGAGTTTCCGTTTGCCTACCGCTTGCCGAAATGGCTCCCGGTGTCGACGCACGCCATCCGGTATTACTTGCGGCCCCAGATTTTTCGGGATGCTGCGATGAACGAACGGTGCGACGAATATGCCGGATTGGAAGCGATCATCATCCAGCCGAACCGGGAACAGGCGCGGCTGATGCAAGCACTGTCCGAACTGGGATTTCAGGAAAAGCTCGATTCGCGGTTCTGGAACGGCCGGGTGCAGGAGTTTGATTTTGTCGCCGGCAAAGGCCGGAACAGAGGAGTTCAGGAATTGACCGTGCTGTTTCATCCGGACAACGACCGCGTGCAGGTGAGTTTGCAGATCGACGAGCGGGAGACCGTTCGCTTTTTGCTGACGAACGAACAGGATGTGACCGCGTCCCTGCGAAAATCGCTGCAGCTCGACTGA
- a CDS encoding AAA family ATPase — MSQNTLTFTYAKAAGKKVILDPPLAKPVASAPAAAASAAGDPEWTALPDRQYEDALRELDQLIGLEPIKSTIHELAHYTAVQQFRKKQGYKTPSMSMHMAFLGNPGTGKTTVARLLAKLFHRIGILKEEKFREVSRVNLVGNYVGHTAKDTMAVLQEARGGILFIDEAYSLVRDNPNDFGMEAVETLLKYMEDHRNEIIVIFAGYREPMLKFLSSNPGLASRIPYQLHFPDYSLDELLSIATYIAKEYDYKVSSAYQKALMSLCFREKQKYNFSNARFVRNCIEKSIRKQNARLAKAAVFQLEELNLLRKEDL, encoded by the coding sequence ATGAGTCAAAATACGCTCACGTTCACATACGCGAAAGCAGCCGGAAAAAAAGTGATTCTCGATCCGCCGCTCGCAAAACCGGTCGCATCCGCCCCGGCTGCTGCCGCTTCGGCGGCGGGCGATCCGGAATGGACCGCTTTACCGGACCGGCAATACGAGGACGCGTTGCGGGAACTGGATCAATTGATCGGGTTGGAACCGATCAAATCGACGATCCACGAGTTGGCCCATTATACGGCCGTTCAGCAGTTTCGCAAGAAGCAGGGCTACAAGACGCCGTCGATGAGCATGCACATGGCGTTTCTCGGCAATCCGGGAACCGGCAAAACGACCGTCGCCCGGCTCTTGGCGAAGTTGTTTCACCGGATCGGGATTTTGAAAGAAGAGAAGTTCCGGGAAGTCAGCCGCGTCAATCTGGTGGGGAACTATGTCGGCCACACGGCGAAAGACACGATGGCCGTGTTGCAGGAGGCAAGGGGCGGGATCCTGTTTATCGACGAGGCGTATTCGCTGGTGCGGGATAATCCGAACGATTTTGGCATGGAAGCGGTGGAAACGCTGCTCAAGTACATGGAGGATCATCGGAACGAGATCATTGTGATCTTCGCCGGTTACCGGGAGCCGATGCTGAAGTTTCTCAGCAGCAACCCCGGACTGGCGTCACGAATTCCCTATCAACTGCATTTTCCAGATTACAGCCTGGACGAACTGCTGTCGATTGCCACCTATATTGCCAAAGAGTACGATTATAAGGTATCGTCGGCATACCAGAAAGCGTTGATGAGCCTGTGTTTTCGTGAGAAGCAGAAGTATAATTTTTCCAACGCCCGATTTGTCAGAAACTGCATCGAAAAGAGCATTCGCAAACAAAACGCCCGGCTCGCGAAGGCGGCCGTGTTTCAACTGGAAGAACTCAATTTGCTGCGGAAAGAAGACCTGTAG
- a CDS encoding Ger(x)C family spore germination protein codes for MPKRIRQAVCCVLLLIVLATTGCWDRTEINDLAFVMGSALDLTEDGKVLGTFQIALPNAVGIGPSGEQAGGGQQRSVFIVSATGRNVHDLERKVQEKLSRRLYKGHRRVIFIGERLAKRGIGDLLDQFSRDPTSRLRTQILVAKGRQGQEMLQVQYPFERIPSEAVRELERTGVGVEVTIRDFLIMASGEGIQPVMAAMESVSVPDIKGPAGNGGQAGEGQLEERGRQERQTIRLWGMAIFKDFKLAGYLNDEETRGWMWVTGKLQRGVITAYVPEGGGNVSVDLTKAEREIKPEINGNRVKIRLRVEGEGVIHENDTNLDLSEPQNVKIAEKALKKSIEQRVRRAIAKAQQDYQADIFGFGEQVQRTHPKTWKSLKEQWKQRFPETEVEILADFSVIRTGMSGAPLHLQEKEVKKQ; via the coding sequence GTGCCGAAGCGGATTCGACAGGCAGTATGCTGCGTGTTGCTGCTGATTGTGTTGGCCACGACCGGCTGCTGGGACCGCACCGAGATCAACGACCTCGCGTTTGTTATGGGATCCGCGCTGGACCTGACGGAAGATGGCAAAGTGCTGGGGACGTTTCAGATCGCGCTGCCCAACGCCGTCGGCATCGGACCCAGCGGCGAGCAAGCGGGCGGCGGACAGCAAAGGAGCGTTTTTATCGTATCGGCAACCGGCCGCAACGTGCATGATCTGGAACGGAAGGTGCAGGAGAAGCTGTCGCGCCGTTTGTACAAGGGCCATCGCCGGGTGATATTTATCGGAGAACGTTTGGCAAAGCGGGGAATCGGGGATCTGCTGGATCAATTCAGCCGCGACCCGACCAGCCGGCTGCGCACCCAGATCCTGGTGGCGAAAGGCCGGCAGGGGCAGGAAATGCTGCAGGTGCAATATCCTTTTGAACGCATCCCGTCGGAAGCGGTTCGCGAGCTGGAACGAACGGGTGTCGGCGTAGAGGTGACCATTCGCGATTTTCTGATTATGGCCAGCGGAGAAGGGATTCAACCGGTGATGGCTGCAATGGAATCGGTGTCTGTTCCGGATATAAAGGGACCGGCCGGAAACGGTGGACAGGCAGGGGAAGGACAGCTGGAAGAGCGCGGCCGGCAGGAGCGGCAAACGATTCGTTTGTGGGGAATGGCCATATTCAAGGATTTTAAACTGGCAGGCTATCTGAATGACGAGGAGACACGGGGATGGATGTGGGTGACGGGAAAACTGCAACGAGGGGTGATCACAGCCTATGTTCCGGAAGGCGGCGGCAACGTCAGTGTCGATCTGACAAAGGCAGAACGCGAGATCAAACCGGAGATCAACGGCAACCGGGTCAAAATCAGGCTGCGGGTAGAGGGGGAAGGTGTGATCCACGAAAATGACACGAACCTGGATTTGAGTGAGCCGCAAAATGTCAAGATTGCCGAGAAAGCCCTGAAAAAATCGATTGAACAACGGGTTCGGCGGGCGATCGCCAAGGCTCAGCAGGACTATCAGGCGGACATTTTCGGTTTCGGTGAGCAGGTGCAACGGACGCATCCAAAAACGTGGAAATCGCTGAAGGAACAATGGAAGCAACGATTCCCGGAAACGGAAGTGGAGATCCTGGCAGACTTCTCCGTTATACGAACCGGCATGTCGGGAGCGCCCCTGCATCTGCAGGAAAAAGAGGTGAAAAAGCAGTGA
- a CDS encoding exonuclease domain-containing protein, whose translation MEQNLLGMLRRFFRSKNANVLPLSMAGDSDLRKEALIRHLLKESNTKNEAGWVAPLANTRFVVVDTETTGFNPNTDVLIAIGAVEMIGERIMPDAAFESLIRPEPARPIPPVVSKLTGIRDPDVAAAPKVADVLQRFFEFAGDAVLVMHHAGHDVRFLNAALWRTSRTHLTHRVLDTHDVAKWVWPRLNQYSLDDLLAACRIPVAGRHTAIGDAKLTAQLWSILLQEIRQKGVTTLGELYEAMILAKRV comes from the coding sequence ATGGAACAGAATCTGCTTGGCATGCTGCGCCGTTTTTTCCGTTCGAAAAACGCGAACGTTCTGCCGCTGTCGATGGCCGGAGACTCGGATCTGCGGAAGGAAGCGTTGATCCGCCATCTGCTTAAGGAATCCAACACAAAAAACGAAGCCGGCTGGGTGGCGCCGCTTGCCAACACGCGGTTTGTGGTGGTCGATACGGAGACAACCGGTTTCAATCCGAATACAGATGTACTGATTGCGATCGGTGCGGTGGAAATGATCGGAGAGCGGATCATGCCGGACGCCGCTTTCGAATCTCTGATCCGTCCGGAGCCGGCCAGACCGATCCCGCCGGTCGTCAGCAAACTGACTGGCATCCGCGATCCGGATGTGGCGGCCGCGCCGAAGGTGGCGGATGTACTGCAGCGATTTTTCGAATTCGCGGGAGATGCCGTACTGGTCATGCATCATGCGGGCCATGATGTGCGGTTTTTAAACGCCGCCCTGTGGCGAACGTCGCGCACCCATTTGACGCACCGCGTGCTCGATACCCATGATGTGGCAAAATGGGTATGGCCAAGACTCAACCAGTACAGCCTGGATGATCTGCTGGCTGCCTGCCGGATTCCGGTTGCGGGCCGGCACACGGCCATCGGCGATGCGAAGCTGACCGCCCAACTGTGGAGCATTCTGCTGCAGGAGATCCGGCAAAAAGGGGTGACCACGCTCGGAGAATTGTACGAAGCGATGATTCTTGCCAAACGGGTTTAA
- a CDS encoding MgtC/SapB family protein — protein MAAASDLHLVFLLRISLSILLGGLLGWERERKNKSAGLKTHILVSVSGCLLMWLSTYSFADFTNHPNARFDPARLAAQVGGGIGGFLAAGIVLRSDRFAISGYSTAAMLLLAMIVGFAVGSGQYFVATVTVALVILCMVGIPRLQKRIHKPQRKQLTYVSVDRPALLAEIAAILGQKGLNITDVSMHADEDVVSTTIEFSAPPVVDSHLQEVVETISKIDNVLSVQLESSGKE, from the coding sequence GTGGCTGCAGCATCCGATCTCCATTTGGTTTTTCTGCTGCGCATCTCGCTCAGCATCCTGCTTGGCGGACTGTTGGGCTGGGAACGGGAGAGAAAAAACAAATCGGCCGGTTTGAAAACGCATATTCTCGTATCCGTGTCCGGCTGCCTGTTGATGTGGCTCTCCACCTATTCGTTTGCCGACTTTACCAACCATCCGAATGCCCGTTTTGATCCGGCTCGCCTGGCCGCCCAGGTGGGCGGCGGAATCGGCGGATTTCTGGCGGCTGGGATCGTGCTGCGCAGCGACCGGTTTGCGATCAGCGGCTACTCGACCGCCGCCATGCTGCTGTTGGCGATGATTGTCGGATTTGCGGTCGGCAGCGGGCAATATTTTGTCGCAACTGTCACGGTCGCGCTTGTGATCTTGTGTATGGTTGGAATTCCGCGCTTACAAAAGCGGATCCATAAACCGCAGCGGAAACAGTTGACCTACGTGTCGGTCGATCGGCCGGCGCTGCTGGCCGAAATCGCCGCGATTCTGGGACAAAAAGGGCTCAATATCACCGATGTTTCGATGCACGCGGATGAGGATGTCGTGAGTACAACGATCGAATTTTCCGCTCCTCCTGTTGTCGATTCTCATCTGCAAGAAGTGGTGGAAACGATTTCAAAGATCGACAACGTTTTATCTGTTCAATTGGAATCGTCGGGAAAGGAGTAA